One genomic segment of Lampris incognitus isolate fLamInc1 chromosome 2, fLamInc1.hap2, whole genome shotgun sequence includes these proteins:
- the smarcc2 gene encoding SWI/SNF complex subunit SMARCC2 — protein sequence MAVRKKDGGPNVKYFEASDTVSQFDNVRVWLGKNYKKYIQAEPPTNKSLSSLVVQLLQFQEEVFGRHVSNPPLTKLPMKCFLDFKSGGALCHILAAAYKFKSDQGWRRFDFQNPSRMDRNVEMFMTIEKSLVQNNCLARPVIYLNSDIEPKLLGKLKDIIKRHQGSVTEDKASSSHVVVPIPSSLEEEEWVRPVMKRDKQVLLHWGYFPDSYDTWISAVEVDAAVEDPPSPEKPRKVHAKWILDLDQYNEWMNEEDYEVGEGGPKRKRISAKTLTDEVTTPDERRDKKPGSAKKRKRSPSPSPTPPPQESKKKNTKKGPTTPYTKSKRGQREEEQEDLSKDLGEASPVPASEEGNAAKTNNTKKDSESTPVKGGTDMDEQEDESMETTGKEEEEGSSSVKGEPVKGSDLHEDNVTEQTHHIIIPSYAAWFDYNSVHAIERRALPEFFNGKNKSKTPEIYLAYRNFMIDTYRLNPQEYLTSTACRRNLAGDVCAIMRVHAFLEQWGLINYQVDSESRPTPMGPPPTSHFHVLADTPSSLVPLQPKASQTPATQQMLSFPDKVKEKPADLQNFGLRTDMYSKKTSSAKSKNAASSMREWTEQETLLLLEGLEMYKDDWNKVSEHVGSRTQDECILHFLRLPIEDPYLEDSCSSLGPLAYQPIPFSQAGNPVMSTVAFLASVVDPRVASAAAKSALEEFSRMKEEVPAALVEAHVRRVEEAARASGRQDPLYGLEGSGIAGTGLEEGEKPDESSEENKSDSQSSEEKREAKDSKDGAMEEEEKQGENGKKEEERGREPEGDREAEKTDSEMGDGEKEKDGKEGAEEGQREGESEGERKAKVERDVGEGNLATAAASALAAAAVKAKHLAAVEERKIKSLVALLVETQMKKLEIKLRHFEELETIMDREREALEYQRQQLLADRQSFHMEQLKYAEMRARQQHFQQIQHQQHNQTGGPHPNQATSGPPSQGQAAGQQAPSTPAPQPAPSPAPPASSAQAAESQPPPGPHTSPPCHPAPAPATHTSSSTTPAIHEPSGPQPGDTLHPSAPVPAPQ from the exons ATGGCGGTGCGGAAGAAAGACGGCGGCCCGAATGTGAAATATTTCGAGGCGTCCGACACCGTGTCTCAGTTCGATAACGTCCGCGTGTGGCTGGGCAAGAACTACAAGAAG TACATCCAGGCGGAGCCCCCCACCAACAAGTCCCTCTCCAGCCTGGTGGTTCAGCTGCTCCAGTTCCAGGAAGAGGTGTTCGGACGGCATGTTAGCAACCCACCTCTCACCAAGCTGCCA ATGAAATGCTTCCTGGACTTTAAATCCGGAGGGGCTCTGTGCCACATTCTGGCTGCTGCGTACAAGTTCAAGAGCGACCAGGGATG GCGCAGGTTTGACTTCCAGAATCCGTCGAGGATGGACCGGAATGTGGAGATGTTCATGACCATTGAGAAGTCCTTGGTACAG AACAACTGTTTGGCCAGACCTGTTATCTACCTGAACTCGGACATCGAGCCCAAGCTGCTGGGGAAGCTGAAGGACATTATCAAACGACATCAG GGTTCGGTGACTGAGGACAAGGCCTCCAGCTCCCATGTGGTAGTTCCTATTCCcagcagcctggaggagg AGGAGTGGGTGCGTCCCGTGATGAAGAGAGACAAGCAGGTTCTCCTCCACTGGGGCTATTTCCCCGACAG TTATGACACCTGGATCTCAGCCGTGGAGGTAGACGCCGCTGTGGAGGACCCTCCCAGCCCAGAGAAGCCCAGAAAG GTCCATGCCAAATGGATCTTAGACCTGGACCAGTACAACGAGTGGATGAATGAGGAGGATTATGAAGTAGGTGAAGGCGGCCCGAAGAGGAAGAGGATTTCAGCTAAGACGTTGACGGATGAAGTGACCACGCCGGACGAGCGGCGCGACAAGAAGCCCGGCAgcgccaagaagaggaagcgctCGCCATCGccctcccccacccctcccccccaggAGAGCAAGAAGAAAAACACCAAAAAAGG GCCCACAACCCCTTACACAAAGTCCAAGCGGGGCCAgagggaggaggaacaggaggaccTTTCGAAGGACTTGGGTGAAGCGTCACCCGTACCAGCATCAGAGGAGGGCAACGCAGCTAAGACAA ATAACACTAAGAAGGACTCTGAGTCGACCCCAGTGAAAGGAGGAACAGACATGG ACGAGCAAGAGGACGAGTCCATGGAAACGACTGGAAAG gaggaagaggaaggctcTTCAAGTGTGAAGGGGGAGCCGGTGAAAGGTTCAGACCTCCACGAGGACAATGTGACGGAGCAGACTCATCATATCATTATTCCCAGCTACGCTGCCTGGTTTGACTACAACAG TGTTCATGCTATTGAGCGCAGAGCCCTCCCAGAGTTCTTCAATGGCAAGAACAAATCCAAAACCCCAGAGAT TTACTTGGCCTACAGGAACTTCATGATTGACACCTACCGTCTGAACCCCCAGGAGTACCTCACCTCAACCGCCTGTCGCAGGAATTTAGCTGGAGATGTGTGTGCAATCATGAG GGTCCATGCCTTCTTGGAGCAGTGGGGACTCATTAACTACCAAGTGGACTCTGAGAGCAGACCCACGCCCATGGGTCCCCCGCCGACCTCGCACTTCCACGTCCTGGCAGACACTCCCTCCAGCCTGGTGCCCTTGCAGCCCAAGGCATCCCAG ACACCTGCTACTCAGCAGATGCTGTCCTTCCCAGATAAGGTGAAGGAGAAGCCAGCAGACCTGCAGAACTTTGGCCTGCGGACGGACATGTACAGCAAGAAAACTAGCTCTGCCAAG agtAAGAATGCAGCAAGTTCCATGAGGGAGTGGACAGAGCAGGAGACACTACTGCTACTTGAG GGCCTCGAGATGTACAAAGATGACTGGAACAAAGTGTCAGAACATGTGGGCAGCCGGACACAAGACGAATGCATCCTGCACTTCTTGCGGCTGCCCATCGAGGACCCCTACCTGGAGGACAGCTGCTCATCGCTGGGTCCACTGGCCTACCAGCCCATACCCTTCAGCCAGGCAGGGAACCCTGTCATGAGCACCGTGGCCTTCCTTGCCTCTGTGGTAGATCCACGTGTAGCCTCTGCTGCAGCCAAGTCAGCTCTGG AGGAGTTTTCGCGCATGAAGGAAGAGGTGCCAGCAGCACTTGTTGAGGCCCACGTGCGGCGGGTGGAGGAGGCAGCCAGGGCCAGTGGCAGACAGGACCCTCTCTATGGCCTGGAGGGAAGTGGCATTGCCGGCACAGGCCTTGAGGAAGGAGAGAAGCCCg ACGAAAGCAGTGAGGAAAATAAGAGTGACAGCCAGTCCagtgaggagaagagagaggcCAAG GACAGCAAAGATGGAGccatggaagaagaagaaaagcaagGAGAGAATGGgaagaaggaggaagagagggggagagaacctGAAGGAGACAGAGAGGCGGAGAAAACAGACTCTGAGATGG gtgatggagagaaggagaaggaTGGAAAGGAGGGAGCAGAGGAGggccagagagaaggagagagtgagggggagaggaagGCTAAGGTGGAGCGTGATGTGGGTGAAGGGAACCTGGCCACTGCTGCTGCATCTgctctggctgctgctgctgtcaaAGCAAAG CACCTTGCAGCGGTTGAAGAGAGGAAAATCAAGTCTTTGGTGGCTCTGCTGGTGGAGACCCAGATGAAGAAGCTGGAGATCAAATTGCGCCACTTTGAAGAACTGGAGACCATCATGGACAGGGAGAGGGAGGCT CTGGAGTACCAGAGGCAGCAGCTCCTGGCTGACCGTCAATCCTTTCACATGGAGCAGCTGAAGTACGCGGAGATGAGGGCTCGCCAACAGCACTTCCAGCAAATCCAGCACCAGCAGCACAACCAGACTGGAGGCCCTCACCCCAACCAGGCTACCTCAGGCCCTCCGTCGCAGGGCCAGGCAGCTGGTCAGCAAGCTCCCAGTACACCTGCACCGCAGCCTGCTCCCAGCCCAGCGCCTCCTGCCTCCTCTGCCCAGGCTGCCGAGTCCCAGCCTCCCCCGGGTCCTCACACTTCACCCCCCTGCCAcccagccccagcccccgccaccCACACCAGCTCCAGCACTACTCCAGCAATCCATG AACCCAGTGGTCCTCAGCCCGGGGACACACTCCACCCCTCGGCTCCGGTCCCCGCACCGCAGTGA